Sequence from the Flavobacterium sp. J372 genome:
AGCTTATATGTACAATTGAGTTTGACAACTTTATCGCCTGGTCGCTCATGCTGCCATTGGCATAGATGATATTGAAAAGGCCTGTCTTAGTTAACAACCCGAAACCGAATCCAAGCCCAAGAAGATTTTCCCGTACATCATTGCTTTCATCCTGGAAATAACCATAATCGGTAATGGAGTGGACGTAGATAGATGGGGACAGCACATACCTGTATTCGGCCATGAGGGCAGAGTATAGGCTGGCCTGCAGGCTGTTTTCATTAAAGCCGCGAATCGAGTTTATCCCGCCAAATCTGTAGAGTTCATTAATAATATAGTCAGAGCTTTTGAGGTAAAAAGAATGATTCTTCAGATGGATGATATTCTTTTTGTTCAGATACAGGTTATGGTTAACCTGCAGCTGCCCGAAATATTGGCTGGTGCTGCCGTCGAATTTAGAGTCACGCTCGCCAAACCCTGCTTTTATAAATAATCTGGTCTTTTCAGGAAAAAGGAAATCATCGAGGCTGTAATTTGTATAGTCATACGTTGATGTCCAGAAAGCATTGCTGTAATCGCTCAGTGTACTGCTGTTCAGGTTTTGGATATCGACAGACTCGGTAGATTGCCTCCCGACATAAAGCTTTGAATTATAACTGAAGTAATAGCCTATGTTGATATCTGTCATTGTATTCTGGAAAGTACTATCCTGCTTAAAGATGCGCAGTTCGCCTTTTAACCCAATAGGTGTTTGGAATATGTATGGCAGCTCAAGTCCAATATTAAATGTTGTTTGCTCATTACCATCACTTTTCCAGTACAGGTTAAATTTCTCGCCAGTGTTCAGTACATTATTCAGCAGTACATCTACATATCCGGTAAACACAATGTCGCTGTTTTCATCATTCGCAAAACCTACAAAACCGTCAAAAGTATTTGGCCGTGCTTTCTCCAGGTACACATATACTTTAGTGGTGTCTTTCTTGAAAAGTATCTCGGGGTAGCGCAGTTGGTTCACAAAACGCAGGTCGCTGAAGTCTTTATGCACCCGCGTCAGCGTCTCCTGGTTAAAAGTCTTGCCTCTGTATTGGCGCAAAATATTTTTACGGATACCTTCAGGAAATTTGGTGTAGCCCTGCAGCACAATATCATCAAGCGTACGCTGGCGGTCGCCTTTCACAATTAGGTCTGCTCTTAGGTTGTTACCAATGGCTTCATGATTGGCTAGCCTAAGTGAGCTGAGTGAATATCCGGCACGTTCCAGCAGTGCCGCCTTATTGTTCATGTAGCCTTCAACCTCCTGCAAGGGTAGTGTAAGGGTATCAGCATCAATCGCCAAAAGATTTTTCTCTTCTGCCGAAAGCAAGCCTGTATAGATGCAAATTGATTTTGTACGTTTACCCACGGAATAGAGAAAAAGGAAAGTACTGTCATTCAGCTTACGCGAATCCACAATGTTATTCTCTAGATAACCTATGCGTGTCAACGTGCCTGAAAGCGCATTGGCTTCATCAATAACACTCTTGCCGTTTTCATGCACTTTATTGTATGAAAGTGAGTCTAGTATGCGTGTTTCGGCGGTATTGCTCCCCTCGGCCTGCAGGTATACGCGCTGCGCACTGGCGCTTAACACGCTAAGTAATAACAGGAGTATGGCGGGGAGATTTTTCAATGCAATTTTATGTGAGGTAAAATAACGCAAAAAAAGGAGAAAAAATATACAGGCGGTTAAGCTCAGGTTAAGGCTCTTGAAAATTAATGTTTTAGGATTTGTTTTATAAATTATAATCCATACATTTGCAACCCCGTAAAAAGCGGGTTTTTTTAATCACAAGAAATTTTTAGTATTTAATTATGCCAACAATTCAACAATTAGTAAGAACAGGGAGAGCCCAGATAACTAAGAAGAGTAAATCGGCTGCTTTAGATTCTTGCCCTCAAAGAAGAGGGGTTTGTACGCGTGTTTACACCACGACGCCTAAGAAACCAAACTCTGCAATGCGTAAAGTTGCAAGGGTGCGTTTAACAAACGGCAACGAGGTGAATGCTTACATCCCTGGTGAAGGCCACAATCTGCAAGAGCACTCGATAGTATTAGTTAGAGGCGGAAGGGTAAAAGATTTACCGGGAGTTAGGTACCACATCGTTCGTGGCGCGCTTGACACAGCAGGTGTTAACGGCAGGACGCAAAGGAGATCTAAGTACGGTGCTAAACGCCCTAAAGACAAAAAGTAATTTTAAAACACTTTTAAAGTAAAGACATGAGAAAAAGACAGGCCAAAAAAAGACCTCTTTTACCGGATCCGAGGTTTAACGACCAGCTGGTTACACGTTTTGTGAACAACCTGATGTGGGACGGTAAGAAATCAACTGCTTTTAAAGTATTTTATGATGCTATTGACATCGTGGAGACTAAAAAGCAAGACGCTGAGAAATCTGCACTTGAAACATGGAAAGATGCATTGACTAACGTTATGCCTCACGTAGAAGTACGCAGCCGTCGTGTAGGTGGTGCTACCTTCCAGATACCAATGCAGATACGCCCCGACAGGAAAATATCCATGGCAATGAAATGGATGATTCTTTATGCAAGGAGAAGAAATGAGAAATCTATGGCGCAAAGGCTTGCCTCTGAAATTTTAGCTGCTGCTAAAGAAGAAGGTGCTGCTGTTAAGAAACGTATGGATACTCACAAGATGGCAGAAGCAAACAAGGCGTTCTCTCACTTCAGATTTTAATCCTTAAAGAAAATAATCATTCCAAAGAAATGGCTAGAGATTTAAAATATACAAGAAACATAGGTATTGCTGCTCACATTGATGCCGGTAAAACGACAACAACTGAGCGTATCCTTTTCTACACAGGTAAGTCACACAAGATTGGTGAGGTGCACGACGGCGCTGCTACCATGGACTGGATGGCGCAGGAGCAGGAGCGTGGTATCACCATTACATCTGCTGCTACTACTTGTACGTGGAACTTCCCTACAGAGCAGGGCAAACCCCTTGCTGATACTAAGGACTACCACTTCAACATCATTGATACCCCGGGCCACGTTGACTTTACTGTTGAGGTAAACCGCTCGCTAAGGGTACTTGACGGACTTGTGTTCCTTTTCAGCGCTGTTGACGGTGTTGAGCCACAGTCTGAAACTAACTGGAGGCTTGCTGACAATTACCGTGTGCCACGTATGGGCTTCGTTAATAAGATGGACCGCCAGGGGTCAAACTTCCTTGCTGTTTGCCAGCAGGTGAAAGACATGCTTAAGAGTAATGCTGTGCCTATTGTACTACCGATTGGTGACGAGGCTGACTTTAAAGGTGTGGTAGACCTTATCAAGAACCAGGCTATCGTATGGCATGATGATACTCAGGGCGCTACTTTTGACATTATTCCTATCCCGGAAGAGATGAAAGAAGAGGCACACCAGTACAGGTCACAGCTTATTGAAGAGGTGGCTGCGTATGATGAGAACCTTCTTGAGAAATATATGGAGGATGAAGATTCTCTTACTGAAGATGAAATCAACGAAGCGCTAAGGAAAGCTACTATTGATATGGCTATCATCCCGATGCTTTGCGGTTCTTCATTCAAAAACAAAGGCGTACAGTTTATGCTTGACGCGGTTTGTAAATTCCTTCCTTCGCCACTTGACAAAGAAGCTATTGAAGGTACAAACCCTGATACTGATGAGCCTATCTTCCGTAAGCCGGATGCATCTGAACCGTTCTCGGCCCTTGCATTCAAGATTGCAACCGACCCTTATGTAGGCCGTCTTGCATTCTTCCGCGCTTACTCTGGCCGTCTTGATGCAGGTTCTTATGTGTTGAACAACCGTTCAGGCAACAAAGAGCGTATCTCTCGTATCTACCAGATGCACGCTAACAAGCAAAACCCAATCGAATATATCGAGGCAGGTGACATTGGTGCAGCTGTAGGTTTTAAAGACATCAAAACGGGTGATACTCTTTCTGATGAAAAGAACCCTATCGTTCTTGAAAGTATGAACTTCCCTGACCCGGTAATTGGTATCGCGGTTGAGCCTAAAACTAAGGCTGACGTTGATAAGATGGGTATGGCTCTGGCTAAACTTGCTGAGGAAGACCCTACGTTTACCGTAAGGACAGACCATGCATCAGGCCAGACTATCATTTCTGGTATGGGTGAGCTTCACCTTGATATCCTTGTTGACCGTCTTAAGCGTGAGTTTAAGGTTGAAGTTAACCAGGGTGAGCCACAGGTTGAGTATAAAGAAGCTATCACACGTTCTGCTAACCACAGGGAGACTTACAAAAAGCAATCTGGTGGCCGTGGTAAATTTGGT
This genomic interval carries:
- the rpsL gene encoding 30S ribosomal protein S12, giving the protein MPTIQQLVRTGRAQITKKSKSAALDSCPQRRGVCTRVYTTTPKKPNSAMRKVARVRLTNGNEVNAYIPGEGHNLQEHSIVLVRGGRVKDLPGVRYHIVRGALDTAGVNGRTQRRSKYGAKRPKDKK
- the rpsG gene encoding 30S ribosomal protein S7 translates to MRKRQAKKRPLLPDPRFNDQLVTRFVNNLMWDGKKSTAFKVFYDAIDIVETKKQDAEKSALETWKDALTNVMPHVEVRSRRVGGATFQIPMQIRPDRKISMAMKWMILYARRRNEKSMAQRLASEILAAAKEEGAAVKKRMDTHKMAEANKAFSHFRF
- the fusA gene encoding elongation factor G, giving the protein MARDLKYTRNIGIAAHIDAGKTTTTERILFYTGKSHKIGEVHDGAATMDWMAQEQERGITITSAATTCTWNFPTEQGKPLADTKDYHFNIIDTPGHVDFTVEVNRSLRVLDGLVFLFSAVDGVEPQSETNWRLADNYRVPRMGFVNKMDRQGSNFLAVCQQVKDMLKSNAVPIVLPIGDEADFKGVVDLIKNQAIVWHDDTQGATFDIIPIPEEMKEEAHQYRSQLIEEVAAYDENLLEKYMEDEDSLTEDEINEALRKATIDMAIIPMLCGSSFKNKGVQFMLDAVCKFLPSPLDKEAIEGTNPDTDEPIFRKPDASEPFSALAFKIATDPYVGRLAFFRAYSGRLDAGSYVLNNRSGNKERISRIYQMHANKQNPIEYIEAGDIGAAVGFKDIKTGDTLSDEKNPIVLESMNFPDPVIGIAVEPKTKADVDKMGMALAKLAEEDPTFTVRTDHASGQTIISGMGELHLDILVDRLKREFKVEVNQGEPQVEYKEAITRSANHRETYKKQSGGRGKFGDIVFRLEPADEVDGKAPMGLQFVNEVKGGNIPKEFIPAIEKGFKEAMKQGPLAGYEMDSMKVTLLDGSFHPVDSDALSFELAAKMGYKESAKAAGAVILEPIMKLEVLTPEENMGDIVGDLNRRRGQINNMDDRAGSKVVKASVPLSEMFGYVTTLRTLSSGRATSTMEFSHYAETPSNIADEVIKKAKGNA